The Zavarzinella sp. genome includes a window with the following:
- the hflX gene encoding GTPase HflX, which produces MTANQERAILVSVDLPGRHWLTDDPCDEIRGLAESAGAEVVGELTQKRHGIDPGTYIGKGKMAELVELATATDADLIIFDNDLTPGQGKSLEKATKIKVLDRSELILDIFASRARSPEAKLQVELAQLEYSLPRLKQMWTHLSRYSGGIGMRGPGETQLEEDRRIIATRIRDLKLKLTVVQARKEREVRSRAEEYTVSLVGYTNAGKSRLMNRLTHADVYVEDKLFSTLDTRTRQWHIRDFGKLLLSDTVGFIRNLPHHLVASFKATLEEARQARLLLHVVDCSHPYAEEHIKAVNKVLDELGCLNKPTILVLNKVDKLQDRTVLSLLSQAHPHVVAISGATGEGIEELQEAVIEQLTEDFIEADISMELGNSRLQAYLQAHAEVYHQEYLESTAKMRCRLPRYLVRHVEQDGGEIRMIAGKSLSAPTVADENPLELE; this is translated from the coding sequence ATGACCGCGAACCAGGAACGGGCGATCCTGGTGAGTGTTGATTTACCCGGTCGACACTGGCTGACAGATGATCCGTGCGACGAAATTCGTGGTCTGGCGGAATCTGCTGGTGCCGAAGTGGTGGGGGAATTAACCCAGAAAAGGCACGGAATTGACCCTGGCACCTATATTGGCAAAGGAAAAATGGCCGAATTGGTCGAATTAGCCACGGCCACCGATGCCGACTTGATCATTTTTGACAACGATCTGACACCCGGACAGGGCAAAAGCCTGGAAAAAGCCACCAAAATCAAGGTGCTGGACCGCAGTGAACTGATTCTCGATATTTTTGCCAGCCGAGCCCGGTCTCCGGAAGCAAAATTGCAGGTGGAACTGGCCCAACTGGAGTATTCTTTGCCTCGTTTGAAGCAGATGTGGACCCACTTGTCCCGCTATTCTGGTGGGATTGGTATGCGTGGTCCTGGTGAAACCCAGTTAGAAGAAGACCGCCGGATCATTGCTACCCGGATTCGGGATCTGAAATTGAAGCTGACGGTGGTTCAGGCACGCAAAGAACGCGAAGTCCGCAGTCGGGCGGAAGAATACACGGTTTCGCTGGTGGGATACACCAACGCGGGTAAAAGTCGACTGATGAATCGGCTGACCCACGCCGATGTCTATGTGGAAGATAAGCTCTTTTCCACGCTGGATACCCGCACGCGACAGTGGCACATCCGCGATTTTGGCAAATTGCTGCTCAGCGATACGGTAGGATTCATTCGTAACCTTCCCCACCACCTGGTGGCATCATTCAAAGCAACGTTAGAAGAAGCCCGCCAGGCTCGCCTGCTGCTTCACGTGGTCGATTGCAGCCACCCGTACGCGGAAGAGCACATTAAAGCGGTCAACAAAGTGTTAGATGAACTGGGATGCCTCAATAAGCCGACAATTCTGGTATTAAACAAAGTCGATAAACTGCAGGATCGCACCGTGCTCAGTCTGTTATCCCAGGCCCACCCCCATGTGGTGGCGATCAGTGGGGCAACGGGGGAAGGGATTGAAGAGTTGCAGGAAGCCGTGATTGAGCAGTTGACGGAAGATTTTATCGAAGCGGATATTTCGATGGAGCTGGGAAACTCTCGTCTTCAGGCCTATCTGCAGGCCCATGCGGAAGTGTATCATCAGGAATACCTGGAATCCACTGCGAAAATGCGGTGTCGCCTCCCACGCTACCTGGTGCGGCACGTCGAGCAGGATGGTGGAGAAATTCGGATGATTGCGGGCAAGTCGCTGAGTGCCCCCACCGTGGCAGATGAAAATCCTTTAGAGTTGGAATAA
- a CDS encoding biotin/lipoate A/B protein ligase family protein produces the protein MNCRILPTAAASGALNMALDEAMFQYALQESQACLRFYTWERPTVSLGYFQPIELLQTHPQLLQADVVRRHTGGGAIVHHLELTYCLALPPQPQWFTSENWLCRMHHIIQEAFLTFGVVTDALICGLETKRDPLLCFQHLTPGDLHINMQKIVGSAQRRPRQGLMQHGSILLAQSPLTPTLPGVLELSGISVAGDELQTAICAKFAEATSTKFLQAEWTADELVLAEKIAAEKYAHPTWTNKR, from the coding sequence TTGAACTGCCGGATTTTACCCACCGCTGCCGCCAGTGGTGCGCTGAACATGGCACTGGATGAAGCGATGTTTCAGTATGCGCTGCAGGAAAGCCAGGCCTGCCTGCGGTTTTACACGTGGGAACGCCCCACGGTATCCCTGGGGTATTTTCAGCCGATCGAACTGCTACAGACCCACCCACAGTTACTGCAGGCCGACGTGGTGCGTCGCCATACCGGCGGTGGGGCGATTGTCCACCACCTGGAATTGACCTATTGTCTGGCGTTACCCCCACAGCCACAGTGGTTTACGTCAGAAAACTGGTTGTGCCGGATGCACCACATCATTCAGGAAGCCTTTCTGACATTCGGGGTGGTTACGGACGCACTCATATGTGGGCTGGAAACGAAACGCGATCCGCTCCTTTGCTTCCAGCACCTGACACCGGGCGACCTGCATATCAATATGCAGAAAATTGTGGGCAGTGCCCAGCGACGACCTCGACAGGGACTGATGCAGCACGGCAGTATTTTACTGGCACAAAGCCCATTGACCCCCACCTTACCTGGGGTGCTGGAACTTTCTGGTATTTCTGTGGCTGGAGACGAATTGCAAACCGCCATTTGTGCGAAATTTGCCGAAGCGACCAGTACCAAATTCCTTCAGGCAGAGTGGACCGCAGATGAACTGGTGCTGGCAGAAAAAATCGCCGCCGAAAAATATGCCCACCCCACCTGGACGAATAAACGCTGA
- a CDS encoding sigma-70 family RNA polymerase sigma factor, whose translation MVTTSASLLDRVRTGSDPSAWSRFVELYTPILHHWCHRLRLTESDSADFIQDVFLILVYQLPRFRYDPKQSFRAWLKTILMNVWRNYERKRSRLPVAGENAELIADSDPGHLIDEAEHRAFLMKRALEIAQVNFEPTSWKACWEFVVRNRPAEEVAAELQITVNAVYLAKSRVLRHLRTELAGLLD comes from the coding sequence ATGGTAACGACCTCTGCTAGCTTGTTGGATCGGGTTCGCACTGGTTCAGACCCATCGGCCTGGTCGCGTTTTGTCGAATTGTATACCCCCATTTTGCACCACTGGTGTCACCGTCTGCGCTTAACAGAGTCCGATAGTGCGGATTTTATTCAGGATGTCTTTCTGATCCTGGTCTACCAGCTTCCACGGTTTCGCTACGATCCCAAACAGAGCTTCCGAGCATGGTTGAAAACAATTCTAATGAACGTCTGGCGCAACTATGAACGTAAGCGTTCACGGTTACCTGTAGCTGGGGAAAATGCAGAATTAATCGCAGATAGCGATCCTGGCCATTTGATCGATGAGGCAGAACATCGGGCATTTCTCATGAAACGGGCCTTGGAAATCGCTCAGGTGAATTTTGAACCCACTTCCTGGAAAGCCTGTTGGGAATTTGTCGTGCGGAATCGCCCAGCGGAAGAAGTCGCTGCGGAACTCCAGATCACGGTCAATGCGGTTTATCTTGCGAAATCCCGCGTTCTGCGCCACCTCCGAACGGAACTTGCCGGGCTACTCGATTAA
- a CDS encoding serine/threonine-protein kinase encodes MQMASECPSAEMLQQLLLGYGNDATADLWEQHLTICPKCTTLAKELQSDDELVRQIRDSAQLKQTPEPEIVSTLISVFRQLMPEGNPATSSWFGSADTTDYLAAPSAPGEIGRLGPYTINEILGAGGMGVVYRGYDPRLERSIAVKIIRPNLLDDNSIKIRFLAEARAAAAVEHDHIVGVYSIEEHDGISCITMPLLEGETLEKRMRQQKAPLGAVEIVRIATELLSGLQAAHERGLIHRDIKPGNLWLEHPTDRLKILDFGLAMPLNGDGDSRFAGTPGYMAPEQAHGQHIDGRADLFSVGCVLYHISTSQRPFPADTPVGMIVRTLTSSPPPIGELNPKLPAPLTSWIDSLLAKEPQNRPASTEAALQQLQSITAAMVRRQARITRRRWIAGVAAAGVIGTISAWGLFQANQPRPAVPVTITFHADSDVGTVILSRDGIEERFDPSREKDQLLAPGDYQIRAVKSRNNRNLFPQTLVVLPKEPKTISLALVGQEAMTKAHSSIVTGIAVITKGDSYTVLSSSLDRTLGSWEPGSKEAPKFVNLDSPALCLSATSDGSVVATAGGNKRQPFDLDVHLFNGRTLQKRGQLLQGHTRRVSTLALSPDGKQLVSSAFAELLLWDIAKGTSDILEGHRDCEVRAIVFDPNRKQILTGDEEGFLFLWDLEQVKFLRKMNAMTTGSTGGVTAIAFLQNGFLTTGDDGVIRLWDRDTFTPREVNRVKKGTVLRSLAVSKDDKRLLSGGDDGCVRLWSLPDGALLHEFKGHTKAVSGVLFTPNERSAISSSEDHSIRLWRLPY; translated from the coding sequence ATGCAAATGGCTTCGGAATGTCCTTCTGCCGAAATGCTTCAGCAGTTACTGTTGGGGTACGGCAATGATGCGACAGCCGACTTGTGGGAGCAACATCTGACGATTTGCCCAAAATGCACCACTCTGGCGAAAGAATTGCAATCGGATGATGAACTGGTTCGCCAAATCCGTGACTCCGCCCAGTTGAAACAGACACCGGAGCCAGAAATCGTCTCGACGCTTATTTCCGTGTTTCGTCAGCTTATGCCAGAAGGAAATCCTGCCACATCATCCTGGTTTGGCAGTGCGGATACTACAGATTATCTGGCCGCACCATCAGCTCCCGGTGAGATCGGACGTCTGGGCCCATACACCATCAACGAGATTCTCGGTGCGGGTGGGATGGGAGTGGTCTACCGCGGTTACGATCCGCGATTGGAACGATCCATCGCTGTGAAGATCATCCGCCCGAATCTACTCGATGACAACAGCATCAAAATCCGATTTCTTGCAGAAGCCCGTGCTGCAGCAGCAGTTGAGCATGACCATATCGTCGGCGTCTACTCCATCGAAGAGCATGATGGAATATCCTGCATCACCATGCCACTCCTCGAGGGAGAAACACTCGAAAAGCGGATGCGGCAGCAAAAGGCACCGCTGGGAGCCGTCGAAATTGTAAGGATTGCCACGGAGTTGCTTTCTGGCTTACAGGCGGCCCACGAACGTGGCCTGATCCATCGGGACATCAAACCAGGTAATCTCTGGCTGGAACATCCCACCGATCGCCTGAAAATTCTGGATTTTGGACTCGCGATGCCGTTGAACGGTGATGGTGACAGCAGGTTCGCTGGCACACCGGGGTATATGGCACCAGAACAGGCACATGGGCAGCATATCGATGGGCGTGCTGATTTATTCAGCGTGGGTTGTGTCCTTTACCATATCTCCACTTCGCAACGGCCTTTTCCAGCTGATACTCCCGTGGGGATGATTGTCCGCACCCTGACATCATCGCCTCCTCCAATTGGCGAACTGAACCCGAAGCTGCCAGCACCCTTGACAAGCTGGATCGACAGTCTGCTGGCGAAGGAACCCCAGAATCGACCTGCAAGTACAGAAGCTGCCCTGCAACAACTGCAATCGATTACTGCCGCGATGGTCAGAAGACAGGCACGGATCACCCGCCGGCGCTGGATTGCCGGGGTGGCTGCCGCGGGAGTGATTGGAACTATCTCCGCCTGGGGCTTATTTCAGGCGAACCAGCCCAGGCCAGCCGTTCCTGTGACGATTACATTTCATGCAGATTCTGATGTAGGTACGGTCATCCTTTCACGTGATGGGATCGAAGAGCGATTCGATCCTTCACGAGAGAAAGATCAGCTGCTGGCACCCGGTGACTACCAGATCCGTGCGGTGAAATCACGCAACAATCGAAATTTATTCCCCCAGACCCTCGTGGTACTGCCAAAAGAACCGAAGACAATCAGTCTGGCACTGGTTGGCCAGGAAGCGATGACGAAAGCCCACTCGAGTATCGTTACCGGAATCGCAGTGATTACAAAAGGAGACTCCTACACGGTACTTTCCAGCTCACTGGATCGCACCCTTGGATCGTGGGAGCCTGGCAGCAAAGAAGCACCGAAATTTGTGAACCTCGACAGCCCTGCACTGTGCCTGTCTGCCACGTCTGATGGCTCTGTGGTAGCGACCGCTGGGGGAAACAAACGGCAGCCCTTTGATCTGGATGTTCACCTGTTCAACGGGAGAACGCTGCAAAAACGCGGGCAGCTACTTCAGGGACATACACGTCGGGTTTCAACGCTCGCACTGTCTCCAGATGGAAAACAACTGGTCTCGTCTGCTTTCGCGGAACTCCTGTTGTGGGACATCGCCAAAGGTACCAGCGATATCCTGGAAGGTCACCGGGATTGCGAGGTGCGAGCAATTGTGTTTGACCCGAATCGAAAACAGATCCTTACGGGAGACGAGGAAGGCTTTCTTTTTCTGTGGGATCTCGAGCAGGTCAAATTTTTGCGGAAGATGAATGCGATGACGACCGGGTCTACCGGTGGTGTTACCGCAATCGCCTTCCTTCAGAATGGATTTCTGACAACAGGGGATGATGGCGTGATCCGCCTGTGGGATCGGGACACCTTCACTCCTCGTGAGGTGAATCGAGTGAAAAAAGGGACTGTCCTGCGTTCTTTGGCGGTATCGAAAGATGATAAACGATTGCTGAGTGGTGGAGACGATGGGTGCGTGCGATTGTGGTCATTGCCCGATGGTGCGCTGTTGCACGAATTCAAAGGACATACGAAAGCGGTCAGCGGGGTATTGTTCACCCCAAACGAGCGATCAGCAATTTCAAGTAGCGAAGATCATTCGATTCGTTTGTGGCGATTACCTTATTGA
- a CDS encoding caspase family protein has translation MSRLALLVLLIGIATITFDSTNHWSTYAQVKGKKKKGIAKIPEPKPEDIKEDTSRVLPVFDPGSHTQAISAMGFSKDNSKLITVGQDFTVQVWSSSTGERLDVLRLPGYGREKGYDAGRWDVAAVSADGNLVAIGGQMKLLSSTGDDRTGRLVIVDVVKRTVNRVQIRTGLNRPVTALAFSPDGEMLAISIETGPKENPVLMMVGDLKKRIKTANPMIRTTDCHQTLVPRTINKLAFSPDGQQLLMSDSSQKISIWEIPRVAAPQAKLVKELLPELETLGLAWSPDGRQFAYTVKTNTEESRIRGFDIRSADGTLVKPWRIPDLTPPLGKGFVTIFGIQYLDAQTIFVAANGGLAGAGGGTIPVVVDLVTGKSRQLSSHQEGMVNIPVCAATTDGKLVAYTVTGNTEVIVSRPDGTAQIRCGQRSPAPYYLGWSKNPSRPGFAWNTGDIPKGRLQDWDTSGLKQGFDLTTMEPIANVVVGQYDTARFKHGEWSIKNMNRGAKAPDDGFRGLSRLMQGEKAIAGIPVGADNAHTLIPNGDQPPLVALRQKSSFEGPDVGQIYKSDGTLLTQVLPYANMFSYMASSPDGRFLICTTGTPRIVIYRTDGSQYPLLSFAQLNGEWVCWTPEGYYAASPGGEKLFGWAINNGQNSLVSFHPAEKFAKQFRRPDIIKLAIEKGSVQDALLSLSVKPADQNNITLPQAKLTLVSKTETKVILKAEAWSSDKEKPVLSMRVFLDGRPIADGKGDWSPAINGSAEATFELDIPTGERPFEFRLFVRNAQGSNSSEPVMVIGKPEAANSSKLYRLCIGINEYQNSITKLNAATKDAKDIFESFASNCVGQGNLFGVTGGELILDQDATRDRILQEIKKARKATKPGDLLVIFFAGHGVKQVIPGKDDEEEKSDYFLLTYEANTQKDLTGCSLSGSDLQKALADIECPVLLLLDACHSAEAIKSLHSVSATRQFRSATDDLTRTMIDERVGVTVMSAAMSREQAFASRENGHFTAALLKGLKVEEGVHFNRYERQLYVNQLYNVVHDEVRHATQNAQTPVFNMPWFSQPFGIRKVLAK, from the coding sequence ATGTCTCGACTTGCATTGCTGGTACTTTTGATTGGCATCGCCACAATCACCTTCGATTCAACGAATCACTGGTCTACTTACGCCCAAGTGAAAGGAAAAAAGAAAAAAGGGATTGCCAAAATTCCTGAGCCAAAGCCGGAAGATATTAAAGAAGATACTTCACGGGTGTTGCCTGTTTTTGATCCAGGTTCCCATACCCAGGCGATCAGTGCCATGGGCTTCAGCAAGGATAATTCCAAACTGATCACCGTCGGACAGGATTTTACGGTGCAGGTTTGGAGCAGTTCGACTGGCGAACGACTTGATGTCCTCCGCTTGCCAGGATATGGCCGTGAAAAAGGTTACGATGCCGGGCGCTGGGATGTTGCAGCGGTTTCCGCTGATGGCAATCTGGTGGCCATCGGTGGGCAGATGAAACTGCTGAGCTCAACGGGCGATGACCGTACTGGTCGGTTAGTCATTGTGGATGTTGTGAAACGCACGGTAAATCGCGTCCAGATTCGAACCGGGCTGAATCGACCAGTAACTGCATTGGCTTTTTCCCCTGATGGAGAGATGCTGGCGATTTCAATCGAAACAGGACCAAAAGAAAATCCAGTTCTGATGATGGTGGGTGACCTCAAGAAACGAATCAAGACTGCCAACCCCATGATCAGGACCACAGACTGTCATCAAACACTGGTACCCAGAACAATCAACAAATTGGCATTTTCGCCGGATGGTCAACAATTATTGATGAGTGATAGCTCACAAAAAATATCCATTTGGGAGATCCCCAGGGTAGCTGCTCCACAGGCGAAACTTGTGAAAGAACTGCTGCCAGAACTCGAAACCCTGGGGCTGGCCTGGTCGCCAGATGGCAGGCAGTTTGCATATACGGTGAAAACGAACACGGAAGAGAGTCGAATCCGTGGCTTTGACATACGCTCTGCTGATGGCACGCTGGTCAAGCCCTGGCGCATACCAGACCTCACCCCTCCTCTGGGGAAGGGGTTTGTTACCATCTTTGGAATTCAATATCTGGACGCACAAACTATTTTCGTAGCAGCGAATGGTGGCCTCGCTGGTGCAGGTGGTGGGACCATTCCTGTGGTGGTTGATCTGGTCACTGGAAAGTCGCGTCAGCTCAGTTCTCACCAAGAAGGGATGGTCAATATTCCCGTCTGTGCTGCAACGACGGATGGCAAACTCGTTGCCTACACCGTTACTGGTAATACCGAAGTGATTGTCAGCAGGCCAGACGGGACTGCACAAATTCGTTGTGGTCAGCGCAGTCCCGCACCATATTACCTCGGTTGGTCGAAAAATCCCTCCCGACCTGGATTTGCCTGGAACACGGGCGACATTCCCAAAGGTAGATTACAGGACTGGGATACTTCCGGGTTGAAACAGGGATTTGACTTGACGACGATGGAGCCAATTGCCAATGTCGTTGTTGGCCAGTACGACACTGCTCGCTTCAAACATGGCGAGTGGTCGATAAAAAATATGAACAGGGGTGCAAAAGCACCTGACGATGGCTTTCGTGGGCTCTCGCGTTTGATGCAAGGGGAGAAGGCAATAGCGGGTATACCAGTCGGTGCGGACAATGCCCACACCCTGATTCCAAATGGAGACCAGCCACCTCTGGTAGCACTGCGACAAAAATCGTCGTTTGAGGGACCAGACGTAGGCCAGATCTACAAGTCCGATGGGACCCTTCTGACACAGGTGCTGCCGTACGCCAACATGTTTTCATACATGGCTTCCTCACCAGATGGTCGATTTCTTATCTGTACCACAGGCACCCCGCGGATCGTTATCTATCGGACGGATGGCTCACAGTATCCTCTGTTGTCCTTTGCACAACTCAACGGTGAATGGGTCTGCTGGACTCCGGAAGGGTATTATGCGGCCAGTCCCGGTGGGGAAAAACTCTTTGGCTGGGCTATCAACAATGGGCAAAACTCCCTGGTTAGTTTTCATCCTGCAGAGAAATTTGCCAAGCAGTTCCGCAGACCGGACATCATCAAACTGGCAATTGAAAAAGGATCGGTACAGGATGCGTTGCTGTCACTCAGCGTGAAGCCAGCCGATCAGAATAATATTACATTGCCACAGGCGAAGCTGACACTTGTCTCAAAAACCGAAACAAAAGTTATTCTGAAAGCAGAAGCATGGTCCAGTGACAAAGAAAAGCCGGTGTTGTCCATGCGTGTGTTTCTGGATGGTCGCCCAATTGCCGATGGTAAAGGGGACTGGTCGCCAGCAATAAACGGTTCAGCGGAAGCAACTTTCGAGCTCGATATCCCCACTGGTGAACGTCCATTTGAATTCAGACTGTTTGTGCGGAACGCTCAAGGTTCAAACAGTTCCGAACCGGTGATGGTGATTGGCAAACCAGAAGCCGCCAACAGCTCGAAGTTATATCGCCTGTGCATCGGCATTAATGAGTACCAGAATTCGATTACGAAACTGAACGCAGCAACGAAAGATGCCAAGGATATTTTCGAAAGCTTTGCCTCGAACTGTGTGGGCCAGGGGAATCTCTTCGGCGTTACTGGTGGTGAACTGATTCTCGATCAGGATGCCACCAGGGACCGCATTCTCCAAGAGATCAAGAAAGCTCGCAAAGCAACGAAGCCAGGCGACTTGCTGGTGATATTCTTTGCTGGCCACGGTGTGAAACAGGTTATCCCGGGCAAGGATGATGAAGAAGAGAAATCGGACTATTTTCTGCTGACTTATGAAGCGAATACACAAAAAGATCTTACTGGTTGTTCACTTTCCGGAAGTGACCTTCAGAAAGCACTTGCGGATATCGAATGCCCTGTTTTACTGCTCCTGGATGCGTGTCACTCGGCGGAAGCAATCAAGTCGTTACATTCGGTGAGCGCGACGAGACAATTTCGGTCAGCCACCGATGATCTGACACGTACGATGATTGACGAACGGGTGGGAGTCACAGTGATGTCGGCAGCAATGTCCAGGGAGCAGGCGTTTGCCAGTCGTGAAAACGGGCACTTTACTGCGGCGTTGCTGAAGGGCCTTAAAGTAGAAGAGGGGGTTCATTTCAATCGGTATGAACGGCAGTTGTATGTGAACCAACTGTACAATGTTGTCCATGACGAAGTGAGGCATGCCACACAGAATGCCCAGACCCCCGTGTTTAACATGCCATGGTTTTCACAACCATTTGGCATTCGCAAGGTGCTGGCCAAGTAA
- the glyA gene encoding serine hydroxymethyltransferase, which translates to MNDLEKTDPAIWAAIQAERQRQQHGLEMIASENYTSRAVMQAQGSVLTNKYAEGYPGRRYYGGCENVDVVERLAIERVLKLFQAEKANVQPHSGAQANMAVFLAALQPGDTFLAMDLAHGGHLTHGMKLNISGKYFQPVGYGVDAKTHQIDYDQVESLAKQHQVKMIIAGASAYPRQIDFVRFGEIAKSVGALFMVDMAHIAGLVAAKLHPDPVPHADFVTSTTHKTLRGPRGGIILSKESWGPKINSAVFPGIQGGPLMHVIAGKAVAFEEALQPSFQQDMQQVIRNAQALAATFLEQGFRLVSGGTDNHMILVDVWSKGVSGKVAEHALDQAGITVNKNMIPFDERPPLDPSGIRVGTPALTTRGMKEAEMATIGKWISQVLERPEDTTLHATIRGQVAELGKAFPAPTV; encoded by the coding sequence ATGAACGATCTGGAAAAAACAGACCCAGCAATCTGGGCAGCAATTCAGGCAGAACGCCAACGTCAGCAGCACGGCCTGGAGATGATTGCATCCGAAAATTACACCAGCCGTGCGGTCATGCAGGCTCAGGGGAGCGTGCTGACCAACAAATACGCGGAAGGCTATCCCGGCCGTAGATATTATGGCGGCTGTGAGAATGTCGATGTGGTAGAGCGACTGGCCATTGAGCGGGTTTTGAAGCTGTTTCAGGCAGAAAAGGCCAATGTGCAGCCCCACTCGGGTGCTCAGGCAAATATGGCAGTCTTTCTGGCCGCACTGCAACCTGGCGACACCTTTTTAGCGATGGATCTGGCCCACGGTGGGCACCTGACGCACGGCATGAAGTTGAACATCAGCGGCAAATATTTTCAGCCGGTGGGTTACGGGGTGGATGCCAAGACCCACCAGATTGATTACGATCAGGTGGAATCTCTGGCGAAGCAGCACCAGGTAAAAATGATCATTGCGGGTGCCAGTGCCTACCCACGTCAGATTGATTTTGTCCGCTTTGGGGAAATCGCCAAATCAGTGGGTGCCCTGTTCATGGTCGATATGGCCCACATCGCTGGTCTGGTGGCAGCAAAACTGCATCCGGATCCGGTTCCCCATGCCGATTTTGTCACGTCCACGACCCACAAAACCCTGCGAGGCCCACGCGGGGGGATTATTCTTTCCAAAGAAAGCTGGGGCCCCAAGATTAATTCTGCTGTTTTCCCTGGCATCCAGGGCGGCCCGTTGATGCATGTGATTGCGGGCAAAGCAGTTGCGTTCGAAGAAGCCCTGCAACCCAGCTTTCAGCAGGATATGCAGCAGGTGATTCGAAATGCCCAGGCACTGGCCGCCACGTTTCTGGAACAGGGTTTTCGCCTGGTTTCCGGTGGCACCGACAACCACATGATTCTGGTGGATGTCTGGTCGAAAGGTGTCAGCGGTAAAGTGGCCGAACATGCCCTCGATCAGGCGGGCATTACGGTGAACAAAAACATGATTCCGTTTGATGAACGCCCACCACTGGACCCCAGTGGTATTCGCGTGGGCACGCCCGCATTGACCACCCGTGGGATGAAGGAAGCCGAAATGGCCACGATTGGCAAGTGGATCAGTCAGGTGCTGGAACGACCGGAAGACACCACGCTGCACGCTACCATCCGCGGTCAGGTGGCAGAACTGGGCAAAGCATTCCCCGCACCCACGGTTTGA